Genomic DNA from Comamonas antarctica:
TGGCGATCGGTTCGAGCACTTCGCCCTGCAGGCGCAGCAGCGCCACCGCATCGCAGGGCAGCAGGCTGCGCAAGGCGTCGAGCAGGCGGCGGTAGCGTTCGCGCTCGGGCAGGTCTTCGGCCAGGTCGGCGACCAGCGGCACCAGGCTGCGCAGCAGGCTGTGGGTGGGTGTCATATTGACTCTTGTCTGTGTCGATCTGACACGATTTTGACAGGGTCGAATTGACCCGTTCCGCGCCAAGTCATTGATTCATATGACGCTCTTGGCTGGCACGCGGTTTGCGGTAGTGCTTGCAGCCGGGACTTTTCCCGGAAACATCCAGGAGTTTCCATGCTGACTGCCGAGCAACGCGCCATTGTCCAATCCACCGTTCCGCTGCTCGAAGCCGGCGGCGAGGCGCTGATCACGCATTTCTACCAGCGCCTGCTGGGCGAGCATCCCGAGGTGCGCCCGCTGTTCAACAGCACACACCAGAAGACTGGCGCCCAGCCGCGCGCGCTGGCGTTCAGCGTGCTGATGTACGCCAAGCATATCGACCGGCTCGAGAACCTGGGCGACCTGCCCGCGCAAATCATCAACAAGCACGTGGCCTTGCAGGTGCAGCCCGAGCACTATCCCATCGTTGGCCAATGCCTGCTGTCCTCGATCCGCGAGGTGCTGGGCGCGGAGATCGCCACCGACGCGGTGATCGATGCCTGGGCCGCGGCCTACCAGCAGCTGGCCGATATCCTGATCGGCGCCGAGGCCCAGGCCTATGCGCGCAATGCCAGCGTCGCCGGCGGCTGGCGCGGTGCGCGCGCGTTCCGCGTGGCACGCAAGCAGGCCGAGAGTTCGGAAATCACATCGTTCTATCTCGCGCCCGTCGATGGCGGCGCGGTGATGGCGCACGCGCCGGGCCAGTTCATCGGCCTGCGCGTGGTGGTCGACGGCCAGGAGCAGCGGCGCAACTATTCGCTGTCGGCGCTGGCCAATGGCCAGGAACTGCGCATCAGCGTCAAGCGCGAAGCCGGCGGTGTGGTCTCGCGCCATCTGCATGACGTGGTGCAGGAAGGCGACGTGCTGGACATCTTTCCGCCGGCCGGCCATTTCACGCTGGCCGACAGCGACAAGCCGCTGGTGCTGATCAGCGGCGGCGTGGGCATCACGCCGACGCTGCCGATGCTGGCCTCGGCGCTGGGCAGCGGGCGCCCGGTGGTGTTCATCCACTGCGCGCGCACGCCCGAAGCGCAGGGCTTTCGCGCACGCATCGATGCGCTTGCGCTGCAGCACCCGCAACTGCAATGCCATTACCACTATGACGAAACCGGCGCGACGCCGCGCCACTTCGATGCCGCGCAGCTGGCCGGCTGGCTGCCGGCATCGCGCGATGTCGAAGCTTATTTCTGCGGCCCCAAGCCGTTCATGGCCACGGTGCTGCAAGGTCTGCGCGCGCTCGGTGTGCCGGCAGCGCAGACGCATTACGAGTTCTTCGGCCCGAGCCAGGTGCTGCAGTAAGCCGGTTCACCGGGCGCGCCGGGGGCAAGCCATTGCCGCGGCGCCGATGGTGCCGGTGGCATGCCGCCCGGCTTGAAGAGGCGCTGCCGCCGACTGGCAGGCGGCCCGCGGCGAGGCGAGCATTCAGGGTAGCTATGAATGATCTCGGCGAACTCTCCCGGCAACTGTGCGCGCTGCTGCAAAGTCCGAGCCGCGCAGGCCCGGGCGCTCCCGCGGCGGGCGATCCCGCGGCGGGCGTTCCCGTGGCGGGCGTTCCCGTGGCGGGCAGTCCCGCGCCATGCTTTGCGCTCGAGAACGGGCGCTGGGTCCGCTGGCAGTTCCAGGCGTGGCAGCAGCGCTGGCTGCTGGGCGTGGGCTGCGCGACGCAGCTGCTGGAGTCGGCTACGCGCGCGCGGCTCGAGGAAGCGCTGCTGCGCGTGGGCCATGCAAGCCGCAGGGGGCGGCAGCAGGCCGGCCTGGGCAGCAGCCAGCACGCCGAACTCGTGGACTGCGATTTCCCGGTCCGGCCCGCGCAGCTGACGGCCGCGGCGGTTCAAGACCAGCTGCAGGCGCTGCTGGACCAGTTCGCGCTGCTGGCCGCAGGCCACGCCGCGGCGCCGGGGCCCGACATGGCCGCAGAAAGCGGCGCCGCGCCTGCGCGCGGCTGCGTCTGCGCGCAGGCATTCAGCGAGCGGATGCGGGCGCTGGAGCCCGGGCGCGCAGCCGGCAGCATCGCGGCGCAGGAACTGCTGTTCGAAGACCAGTTGCCGCTGCGCATTGCGCTGCATCCGCGCAGCCACCACTGGGTGCTCGAGGCCTTTGTCTGGGATGCCGCCGCGCTGCACGGAACGCTGCGGCAAGCCCTGGTATCGACGCTGCTGCACATCAACCGCGCGGTGATCGACGGCCGGGCGCTGGTCTGCAGCCTGGACGGCGCCGACCGCATGGTGGTGCTCAGCCGCTGGCATCCTGAATGGGCCGCGCAGGCGTCCGTGCTGGACTGGCTCGACTACAGCCTGCGCCAGGCACGCCGCATCCGTGGCGTGTGCGCGGCGATCGCGCTGCATGAGGCGCCCGCGCACAGCGGCGCCGGGAGAACCGCATGAGTACTGTCGTGCCAGCCGGGGTGGGGTCCCCGGGAGTCCCGCCCCTGCCGGCAGCACGCGCGCGGCGGCCATTGTCTGCCACGCCGCCCACGCCGCGCGCATTGGACACTGCGCAGCTGATCAACCAGCAGGAGGCGCTCGCGGCGTCGCTGGCGGCGTCCATGAACGAGGCCAGCCAGCAGGTGCCGCCGGCGCAGCGCCAGGCCTTTGCGGCGCGCGCCGCGGCCATGGTGCGCGATGTCGTTGCCGACAGCATGTATCCGGTGCACAGCGAGATGATCCGAAGCGCGGACCACACGGTGCGCTGGGAAAGCTACCAGGCCGCAGCAGCCCGGGCCCGGGACTGGGTCGGGCGCCATCGGGAGGTGGCGCTGTCGCTGCTGCCGATGGCCGATCCCGCGCCCCATCTGCAGGCCCTGCCTTCGGGCCGGATCCTGATGCTGCGCGCGGCACCGGCCATCGAGAACCTGGTGCTGGGCGGCGGCGGAGCGCGCGGCGTGGCCAACGCGCCCGCGCTGCGCGCGCTGGAAAACCTGGGCCTGCTGTCGGCGTTGCAGCGCGTGGCGGGCAACTCGGTGGGCGGAATGACGGCCATCGTGCTGGCCGCGGGCATCTCGGCCAGGGACTTCCAGCAACTGCTGAACGGGACCGAGGTCCTGTCGCTGCTGGAGACGCCCCGGGATTTCAGGCACAACTACCCGGACGTGAAGCTGGGCACGCTGGGCTTCGATGCCGGGGCGGCCGTGCAGACGCTGGACCGCATGACGGCGCTGTCGGCGGCGCAATACCTCCAGGGCCATTGGCGCGAGATCACGCACAAGCCGCAATGGGCAGACTTCACGCCCGCACAACAGCAGCGCCTGGAGCTGCTGCGCACACCGGATTTCAGCCTGCCGCGCACCGGCCGCATGTTGACCTTCGGCGACCTGCATCTGCTGCGCCAGCTCGATCGGGAGCGGTTCAAGGAACTGGTGGTCACGGGCTGGAACCAGACGGAAAAGCGCGTGGTGTATTTCTCCCACCAAACCTACCCCGAGATGCCGCTGGCGCTGGCGGGACGCATCACCATGGGCATTCCGGTGCTGTTTGCGGACGTGAAGTTCGAGGCGCAGCGCTGGACCGACGGCGGGGTGGGCAGCAACCTGCCCACCGAGGCGATCTTCTCGGGGCTCGGCGGCGAGGCGCTGCGCGAGACCTATGCGCGCACGCTGGTGATGGTGTATGCCGACCGCGGGCGCACCCAGGCCGTGCTGCATGGGCCCCCGGACCACCATGCGCCGGCCTTGCTGCCGCTCCTGACCTGGCTGTCGGGCAATCCGCAGTTCCCGCAAACCGTGGCTGCGGACCAGCGCAAGCTGCATGCGGCCGGCCTGCATGCCATGCCGGTGGCGCATGGCGACCTGGAGATCGGCTCATTCCTGGCGGGCGGGGCACGCGTGCAGCGCGCAAAGGACCAGGCACTGGACCAGGCGCTGGCCTTCATTGCGCAGAACCGGCACAACTTCCGCCATGATCTGGTGGACGATGTCCAGGCCGCTGCGGCGCTGCTGTCGCCGGCCGAGCAGGAGGCCTTCCTGGCGCGGCCGGCCGGCAATGCGGCGCCGCTCGATGCCAGCCTGCGCGCCGCCATCCTGGCGCAGCAGGCCGCGCCGGCGCCGGGGGCCGAGGCCGCCGAACGCGCTGCAGCCCAGGCCTGGGCCAGCCGCACGCCGCTGCGCACCGCCGTGTAGGTATGCCGCAAAGCATGTTAGCGTTGCAGCCATCGGCCACGATGGGAGCAGCCCCGCATGCAAGCGCAGACCCTGGAATTGAAGCACGCCAAGCGCAAGGCCCTGGCCCTGCTGCTCACCGTGGCGCTGGTGTTTGTCGTCACCAGCTTTTTGCCGCCGCACTTCTGGGTGCGCTGCCTGCAGGCCGTGGCCGAGGCGGCCATGGTCGGCGCGCTCGCCGACTGGTTTGCCGTGACGGCGCTGTTCCGGCGCATTCCGCTGCCGTGGGTGGGCCGGCATACGGCCATCATTCCGAACAACAAGGACCGCATCGGCGACAACCTCGCGCATTTCGTGCGCGACCGGTTTCTCGACCCGGCCTCGCTGCTGGCGCTGATCCGCAAGCACGATCCCGCGCAGTGGCTGGCCCACTGGCTCACGGCGCCGGGCAGCGCCGCGCTGCTGGGCCGGCAGGTCGCGCGGCTGGCGCTGGCGGCGCTCGAGATGGTGCAGGACCGCCAGGTGCAGCGTTTTCTCACGCAGTCGCTGCGCGCGCTGCTGTCGCAGGTGGACCTGTCGCGCGCCGCGGCCGGGCTGCTGACGACGCTGACGCAGGGCGGGCGCCACCAGGTGCTGCTCGACGATGTGCTGGCGCGCATTGCCGCCATCATGCAGACCGCCAACACCCGGGAGTTCATTGCCGCCAGCATCATCGAATGGCTCAAGCGCGAGCACCCGCTGAAGGAAAAGATGCTGCCCAGCGATTGGCTGGGCGACAAGGGCGCGGAGCTGATCGCGCAGGCGCTCGAAGGCCTGTTCGACGACATCGCGCACAACCCCGAGCACCGCGTGCGCGAGGCGCTCGATGCGGCCGTCGCGCGGCTCATCGAACGGCTGCACAGCGACCCGGATTTTGCCGACAAAGCCGAGCAACTGCGCCACTACCTGCTGCACGATGAAAAGCTGGCCGGCTACCTGCAGGCGCTGTGGACGCAGCTGCGCCAGCGGCTGCAGGCCGACCTTGCCGATGAACACTCGCATATCGCGCGCAAGGCTGCGGCCATGGGCCGCTGGCTGGGCCAATCGCTGGCCGCCGATGCGGCGCTGCGCCAGTCGATGAATGCCCGGCTCGAGCGCTGGTCGGCAACGCTGGCGCCGGACATGGCCCAGTTCCTCGCCGAGCATATCAGCGATACCGTCAAGCGCTGGGACGCGCGCGAGCTGTCCGAGCTGGTGGAGCTGCATATCGGCAAGGACCTGCAGTTCATTCGCATCAATGGCACTGTGGTGGGCGGCGCCATCGGGCTGCTGCTGTTCCTGCTGGCCCAACTGCCGCAATGGTGGGCCTCCATATGACCGTCTAAGGGTTAACGCGCAATTGCATACACGGCGCCAATTGTCAACCGCAAGACAATGGCTTAGGGGTATGTCGCCATGGTTACCAAACGGTAAACAATAATGCGAGTGATTCTCATCAATGAGAAGTCGCTTTCATTCCATTTCCCCGACCCCGAAAATGCTCCTGTCCCGTCCCTCGTCCCCCACGCTTGCCGCCGCGATCTTGGCCACCGGTTTTTCCGGCATGGCTGTTGCCCAGGAGGCCAAAAGCCTCGACACCGTGGTGGTGACGGCGGCCGGCTACGAGCAGCAGATCAAGGAAGCGCCGGCATCGATTTCCGTGGTCACGCGCGAGGAACTGGAAAAGAAGGCCTATACCAACCTGCACGACGCGCTGCGCGACGTGCCCGGCGTGATCCTGACGCCTTCGGACAACAACTCCAACGACATCAGCCTGCGCGGCATGGGCGCGAACTACACGCTGATCCTGGTCGACGGCAAGCGCTCCAACACGCGCGAGACGCAAACCAACGGCAGCACCGGTACCGACCAGAGTTGGATCCCACCGCTTGAAGCCATCGAACGCATCGAAGTCGTGCGCGGCCCGATGTCGTCGCTCTACGGCTCGGACGCGATGGGCGGCGTGATCAATGTGATCACGCGCAAGGTCGCCAAGGAATGGAGCGGCTCGCTGCGCGCCGATGCGACGCTGCAGGAGCGTTCGTCCTCGGGCAATGCCTACCAGGGCAACTTCTACCTCTCGGGCCCGATCCAGGACGAGTTGCTGGGCCTGAGCATCTACGGCAACTACAACCAGCGCGAGGAAGACCGCATCCTCAACGGCTACAACGACTACGACAACCGCGCGGTCAACGTGCGGCTCGCGCTCACGCCCAACAAGGACCATGACCTGCTGCTCGAACTGGGCACGGCCAGGCAGCACTATGTCTCGACGCCGGGCATGACGCTGGCGCCGACCGCGGCCCTGAGCGACCGCAGGTTCGAGCGCGACAATTACTCGCTGCAGCACAAGGGCCGCTTTGGCTGGGCCAGCTCGGACAGCTATCTGCAGCAGGAAGAAACACGCAACCTCGCGCGCGACATGACCATCAAGAACACGGTGTTCAACAGCAGCTGGACGGTTCCGCTCGGCGACCGCCACCTGCTGAACACCGGTGTGTATTTCAACGCGCAGGATCTCAAGGACACCACGACCAATACCTTGCGCGGCTCGACCCGTTCGACCGCCGACCGCCACCAGTACGCGGTGTTTGCCGAGGACGAATGGCGCCTGCGCGACGACTTCGCGCTCACGGGCGGCGTGCGCTACGACCACGACAGCCAGGCCGGCGGCCAGGTCAGCCCGCGCCTGTATGGCGTGTGGATGGTGGATCCGCGCTGGACCGTGAAGGGCGGCGTCTCCACCGGCTTTCGCGCCCCTTCGCTGCGCCAGACCCTGGGCGACTGGGGCCAGTCGAGCCGCGGCGGCGACATCTACGGCAACCCCGACCTGAAGCCCGAAACCTCGCTGACCACGGAAATCGGCGTGCTGTTCGACGGCGGCAACGGCACCACGGCCGGCGTGACCCTCTTCGACAACGAGTTCAAGGACAAGATCACGCGCATTGCCTGCCCGACCTGCGGCCCGCTCAACTCTTCGGGCCGCGCACCGACCACCAATGTGAACGTCGACCGCGCGATGACGCGCGGCCTCGAGGCCACGCTGGGCACCGACCTGACGCGCAGCCTGCGCCTGAACTCGAGCTACACCTTCACGACCTCCGAGCAAAAGAGCGGCGAATTCGCCGGCAATCCGCTCAACCAGCTGCCACGCCACCTGCTCAACGTGGGCCTGGACTGGAACCCCACCGGCCAGATCAACGGCTGGACCAACCTGGCCTATCGCGGCAAGGAAAGCCTGACTTCGGGCGGCGCTTCGTCCGGCACCTTCGTGCAGAAGGGCTATGCGCTGCTCGACCTGGGCGGCTCGTACAAGTTCAGCAAGACCGTCACGCTGTATGCGGGCATCTACAACCTGCTGGACAAGCAAGTGCTTTCCGACGGCATCAACTACGACACCGTGCAGGACGGCCGCCGCTACTGGCTGGGCATGAACGTCAAGTTTTAAGCACCCCCTGAGCCGCTCCGCGGCTTCCCCCTCTCAACCTTCGGTGGAGGGGGGCGGCCGGCCAGGCACGGCAGCCTCGGTGCGGTGGGGCCGCCTAGGGGCGGCCCTTCCTCGCTGCCTCTTGGCTGGAGCACGCCAGTACGAAAGGCCGTGAACGACGCGAGCTTCAAAGCCCCTTTGCGGCGTTGTTATTTCCCAACTCAAGGAAACCCATGAACTTCATGACTTCGCGCCGCAGCCTGGCCATTGCGCTCACGGCCGCCGCCTGGGGCCTGTCGGCACCGGCCTTTGCCGGCGCGCCCGCACAGCCCGCAACCGTCACCGTGCAGCACGCCAAGGGAACGGCCACGGTGCCGCTCAAGCCGCAGCGCGTCGTGGTCTACGACCTGGCTGCCCTCGATGTGATGCACTCACTGCAACTGCCCGTGGCCGGCGTGGCCCAGGCGCAGTATCCGGAGTACCTGCAGTCGTATGCCGATGCGAAGTACCAGCCCGCAGGCTCGCTGTTCATTCCCGACTATGAAGCGCTGAGCCGCATCCAGCCCGATCTGATCGTGGTGGCCGGCCGCTCGGCAGCAAAGTACGACGTGCTGTCGAAGATCGCGCCGACGCTGGATCTCAGCGTCGACAACAAGCAATTGCTGGCCGGCATGCAGCGCAATGTCGATACGCTGGCCAGCCTCTGGGGCAAGCAGGCCGAGGGGCAGCAACTGATGGCGAAGGTGCGCAGTGAAGTCGACGGCCTCAAGGCCGTGGCGGCCCAGGCCGAACCCGGCCTGCTGGTGCTGGCCGTGAACCGCAACCTGAGCGCCCAGCCGCCGGGCGCGCGCTTCGGCCTGCTGCACGATGTGCTGGGCATCAAGCCGGCGATTCCCGCCGACCCGTCCAAGCCGCGTGGCGTACCGATGAAGATGGAAGACATCGCCCGGCTCGACCCGGCGTGGATCTATGTGATCGACCGCAACGCCGGTACGGGCACGCAGGCCGACAAGGACGGCCATCCGGTGGTGCCGTCGAAGCAGCTGTTCGACAACGCGCAGATCCGCGCCACGCAGGCCGGCAAGAACGGCCGCGTGGTGTTTCTCGATCCCAAGGGCTGGTACCTGCTGGGCAGCGCCGGGCCGACGGCGATGCTGCGCAATGTGGCGCAGATCAAGGGGGCGTTGCAGGGGCGGTAGGAGCGGCTCAGCACCGCAAGGCGCTTACGGCGCAGGTTCCGCCGGCTCGTCCAGATCCAGCTGTTGCAAATGCTTCGCCAGCTGCGCCCAGGCCTGCGCGGCTTCCTGGTTCTGGGCCCAGGCGTGGCAGCTTGCGGCCATCATTGCCGTGGGTGCATGGTCGGGCTGGAGATCGAAGGCGCGCTCGCATTGGGCGGCGGCATTGGTCCACATGATGGCCGCATGGGCCGAGCCTTCCTTTTGCAGCGCATGGGCTTCGGCCATCCAGGCCTGGGCCAGGCGCAGCGCCGCGGCATGCTGGTCGGGGTCGGCCTGGTGCGCCTTGGCGAAGAAGGCGCCGGCCTGTTGCCACAGCGCGCGCGCCTGCGCGAAGTCCTGCGTGGCCACGGCCTGGGCCTGGGCCACCAGGTCGTTGCCGGATTGGAGAAGGGTGGCGTAGTCAGCAGCAGTCATGGCGCAAAAAATCGGCGGAAACGGAATGCCGCCGATTGTGCGTGAAAGCGCAAGCCGCAGCGTTCAGTGGAGTTTGAGGCGCGGATCGGTGCGCCGGCCGATGCGGTCGCTGAGCATCAGCAGGCCGGTGCGGAAGAAGCCGCACAGCGCCACCTGGTGCATGCGGTACAGCGAGATGTAGAACATGCGCGCCAGCCAGCCCTCGACCTTCACCGTGCCCATCAGATTGCCCATCAGGCTGCCGACGGCCGAGAAGCGCGACAGCGAGACCAGCGAGCCGTAGTCGCGGTAGCGGTAGGTCGGCAGCGGCTCGCCGCGCAGGCGCCGCGGCAGCGACTGCGCGAGCAGCGAGGCCTGCTGGTGCGCGGCCTGGGCGCGCGGCGGCACGTTCTTGTCGCTGCCGTCGTCCATCGGGCAGGCGGCGCAGTCGCCGAGCACGAAGATGTCGTCGTCGAGCGTGGTCTGCAGCGTGGTGCGCGTCACCAGCTGGTTGATGCGGTTGGTCTCCAGGCCGTCGAGGCCCTGCAGGAAATCCGGTGCCTTGATGCCCGCGGCCCAGACCTTGAGGCTGGCCGGGAACACGCGGCCGTCCTTGGTTTCAAGCTGCTCGGCCGTGACGCGGCCCACGGCGGCGCCGGTGACGACCTGCACGCCAAGCTGTTCCAGCGTCTGGTGCGCATCGCGGCTGATGCGCTCGGGCAGCGCCGGCAGCACGCGCTTGCCCGAGTCGAGCACGGTGATGTGCAGATTCCCGGGCGCGATATTGCCCAGGCCGTAGTCGGACAGCTGCTGCGCGGCATTGCGCAGCTCGGCCGCGAGCTCGACGCCAGTGGCGCCCGCACCCACGATGGCAATGCGCAGCTCGGCCTCGGTGTCGCTGCCGGCATGCGCCGCGAGGTATTTGGCCAGCAGCTGGCGGTGGAAGCGCTCGGCCTGCTCGGGTGCGTCGAGAAAGATGCAGTGCTCGGCCGCGCCGGGCGTGCCGAAGTCGTTGGTCACGCTGCCGATGGCCATGACCAGCGTGTCATAAGCCAGCCGGCGCGCGGGCGCGGCCTGGCTGCCGTCTTCATTGAGCAAGGGCTCGAGCTCGATGGTCCTGCCCTTGCGGTCCAGGCCGCACATGCGGCCGATCTGGAACTGGAAGTGCTTCCACTTGGCCTGGGCGATGTAGTTGAACTCGTTTTCCGACTGGTTCAGCGAGCCTGCGGCCACTTCGTGCAGCAGCGGTTTCCACATGTGCGTGAGGTGGCTGTCCACCAGGATGATTTCGGCCTGCCGGCGCTTGCCCAGGCGCTGGCCGAGCCGCGTGGCCAGCTCCAGTCCGCCGGCGCCGCCGCCGACGATCACGATGCGATGGGTCATGGATGGTTTCCTAAGCTTGCCGCCCGCAGGAATGCGGGCGGGCAGGGGGCGGAGCCGCAAGCGGCCCCCGCAAGAATGCATGCACGGCGCGAAGCAATGCCTGCGCCGGCTTCGCGACGATAAGGCCAGAACGCCTGCCAGCAAGATGGTCGCTGCCATTGCCCCGGGAGAATGTAAGGGAAAACCCTGAGTTTTGGACGTCAGCCCAGCGTGATTTCCACCACCGTCAGGCCCGCGATGCTCTCGATGCCGAGGGTGGCGCCGATGGCGCGCGCGCGGTCCTGCAGCGACAGCAGCCCGTTGCGCCGCGGCCGTGCGGTGTCGAAGCCCTGGCCGTTGTCCTCGATGCGGATGCATACGCGCGTGCCGCCCGCCTTGGCCGCAATGCGCAGTTCGCTGGCGCGCGCATGCTGGAGCACATTCGACAGCGACTCGAACACCATGTACTGCAGGTGGCGCATGCCCGCGGCGTCGAGGCGCGCGAGCGGGGCGATCCAGTCGACATCCCAATGCAGCGCGATGCCGGCCGCACTCAGCTTGGGCTCGAGGCGGTAGCGCAGATTGGCCAGCAGCCCGGTCACATCGCCCGCGGGCAGATGCATGGCATCGATCGACAGCTTGATCTGGTCCAGCGAGTCGCGCAGCGTCAGCAGCACATCGTCGTGGCGCGCCTTGCCCGATTCCAGTTGGCGGATGGCGGCGCTGATGTGCGCACCTACGCCGTCATGCAGGTCGCGCAGGATGCGCGTGCGCTCGTTGACGCGCTCCTGCTCGCGCGCCAGCTGTTCCACCTGCGCATAGCTGGCCTGCAGCGCCTGCTCCTTGGCCGCCACCTGCTGTTCCATGGTTGCCAGCAGTTCGCGCACCTTTGCGCCCGCCTCGCGGAAGCGCCGCAGCACGATGTAGATCAGCAGCAGGCCGAACAGCAGCGAGGAATAGCGCATCAGCGAGTTGCCGCCGTGCGCCATCTGCAGCCGGAACACCGCCCAGTCGCGCACGCCGACGCAGACATTGAACACCAGCGCCGCGGCAATCAGCCGGTGCAGGCGCGTGCCGCGGCGCAGCGCCGCCCAGCTGTATTCGGCGACGAAGCACAGCGAAACCACGCCCAGGCCCGCATACCACAGCGTCAGCAGCCACAACTGGCCCCATTGCGCCCCCACCGCACAGAATATGCCCAGCACGAGCAGCAGCTTCAGCGCGCGTTCCAGCGCGGCACGGGAAAAGCGCCCGTGCCAGTCCACGGCCAGCGCGCTGAACATCAGCATGGCCGCGATCCAGACGCCGATGGCTTCGGTGAACACGATGTCCCACCAGAAGCGCGGCAGCGGCGGCTGGGCAAACAGCACATTGCCCACGCGCAGGCTCCACATGTATTCGGCCACGGCGGCAAACAGGTACAGCGGCTCGCGCCGCCGGCCCGCGGGCTGCGTCGGGTCGACCTGGGTCCACCACAGCGCCAGCGCCACCGTGCCCACCAGCAGGCCCATGATGACCGCGACCTGCGTGCCCGTGACACGCTGCCGGTAGTCGCTTTCGTAGAGCGGCAGGATCTCGGCGCGCGTGCCGACCCAGGGGCTGGCCACGCCCGCGCGGCGCGCGCGGTCGGCGCGGATGCGTATCTCCAGCCGGTTGTCGCGCTGCAGCACGCCGGCGGGAATCGTCATCAGCCGCGGCACCATGCCATGGTCGGCGCCGTCGAAGCGCGCAAGCCGGCCCTGGCTGTCCAGCAGATTGCCATTGAGCCGTACCTCGTAGGCATTGCCCAGGCGCGTGAAATACAGCAGCACCGGCTCGGCCGGGACTTCGGCCAGCGGCATCGACAGCTCGAAGACGGCATGCCCCTGGCGGCCCTTGTGCCATTGGTCCCAGACATAGGGCAGCGTGGCGTCGGCCGACTGCAGCCGGCCATCGATCTCGACCTGCACGCGGGCCTGCGTCAGCTGTTGCGGCGCGGCCTGCGCGCCCAGCGCCAGGCCCAGCCACAGCAGCCAGCCGGCAATGCCGCCCAGGAGCACGCGCAACAGACGGGCGCCGCGCATGTTCAGTGGCGCGCGGGCGCCGCGTAGCTGGACAGCAGTCCAAGCCGCGCGGCTTCGAACACCGCCTCGTTCTTGGAATGCACCGCCAGCTTGCCGTAGAGGCTCTTGATATGCGAGCGCACCGTGTGCACGCTCACGTTCTGCAGCCGCGCGGTTTCTGCATAGGAGTAGCCGCGCGCGATCAGCTCCAGCACCTGCAGTTCCTTGGCGGACAGCGGCATGGACGCCGGCGGTATCGGGAAGGTGGCGGGTGCCGCGGCCGCCGCGGCCGGCGTGGCACGCAGCGTCAGGTACTTGGCCAGCACGCGGCGCGCGATCATCGGCGAGATCGGCGACGCGCCCAGCTTCATCTGCACCACCGCGTCGGCCACGTTTTCCGGGGTTGAATCCTTGTGGATGTAGCCCAGCGCGCCGGCCTCGATGCTGGCCAGCACATGGTCCTCATCGCCGAACATGGAGATCACCAGCGGCTCGCATTGTGGATGCCGCTGCCGGGCAAAGCGGATCACATCCAGGCCGCTGCCATCGGGCAGCCCGAGATCGACCAGCAGCACATCCACGGCATTGCCGGCCCGGCCCAGCCAGTCGCAGGCCTGGGCCACGCTGCCCATGCTGGCCGCCAGCGCCAGTTCGGCGCTGCGCGCAACGCTGGCCGCGAAGAATTCGCGGGTCTGCGGATCGTCTTCCACAATGAGCACTTGCCACATCGCGCGCTCCTTACCCCGGAAAAGGTTTGTTTCTGTAACTACAGACCAGCATAAACGCAGCCTCGCCCAACCGCCACCTTGAAAGGGGCAAAGCGGACTTTCC
This window encodes:
- a CDS encoding response regulator transcription factor gives rise to the protein MWQVLIVEDDPQTREFFAASVARSAELALAASMGSVAQACDWLGRAGNAVDVLLVDLGLPDGSGLDVIRFARQRHPQCEPLVISMFGDEDHVLASIEAGALGYIHKDSTPENVADAVVQMKLGASPISPMIARRVLAKYLTLRATPAAAAAAPATFPIPPASMPLSAKELQVLELIARGYSYAETARLQNVSVHTVRSHIKSLYGKLAVHSKNEAVFEAARLGLLSSYAAPARH
- a CDS encoding NAD(P)/FAD-dependent oxidoreductase: MTHRIVIVGGGAGGLELATRLGQRLGKRRQAEIILVDSHLTHMWKPLLHEVAAGSLNQSENEFNYIAQAKWKHFQFQIGRMCGLDRKGRTIELEPLLNEDGSQAAPARRLAYDTLVMAIGSVTNDFGTPGAAEHCIFLDAPEQAERFHRQLLAKYLAAHAGSDTEAELRIAIVGAGATGVELAAELRNAAQQLSDYGLGNIAPGNLHITVLDSGKRVLPALPERISRDAHQTLEQLGVQVVTGAAVGRVTAEQLETKDGRVFPASLKVWAAGIKAPDFLQGLDGLETNRINQLVTRTTLQTTLDDDIFVLGDCAACPMDDGSDKNVPPRAQAAHQQASLLAQSLPRRLRGEPLPTYRYRDYGSLVSLSRFSAVGSLMGNLMGTVKVEGWLARMFYISLYRMHQVALCGFFRTGLLMLSDRIGRRTDPRLKLH
- a CDS encoding sensor histidine kinase, giving the protein MRGARLLRVLLGGIAGWLLWLGLALGAQAAPQQLTQARVQVEIDGRLQSADATLPYVWDQWHKGRQGHAVFELSMPLAEVPAEPVLLYFTRLGNAYEVRLNGNLLDSQGRLARFDGADHGMVPRLMTIPAGVLQRDNRLEIRIRADRARRAGVASPWVGTRAEILPLYESDYRQRVTGTQVAVIMGLLVGTVALALWWTQVDPTQPAGRRREPLYLFAAVAEYMWSLRVGNVLFAQPPLPRFWWDIVFTEAIGVWIAAMLMFSALAVDWHGRFSRAALERALKLLLVLGIFCAVGAQWGQLWLLTLWYAGLGVVSLCFVAEYSWAALRRGTRLHRLIAAALVFNVCVGVRDWAVFRLQMAHGGNSLMRYSSLLFGLLLIYIVLRRFREAGAKVRELLATMEQQVAAKEQALQASYAQVEQLAREQERVNERTRILRDLHDGVGAHISAAIRQLESGKARHDDVLLTLRDSLDQIKLSIDAMHLPAGDVTGLLANLRYRLEPKLSAAGIALHWDVDWIAPLARLDAAGMRHLQYMVFESLSNVLQHARASELRIAAKAGGTRVCIRIEDNGQGFDTARPRRNGLLSLQDRARAIGATLGIESIAGLTVVEITLG